ATAGGAATCCTTcaaatatatggaaataaatttcaTCTCAATCCCTGtcccatattttatcttttctaggctaaacaccctcagtttcttctaccAATTCCAAAAAGTGAGATTTCAAACCTTTCACCATTTTGAAATTCTCTAGCCaatcaatttccttttcattgtggAGAACATCCAACTGAACACATTGGTCCAAGTGCTGAGTACTAAAGATCACATTTTGTGTCTGGTTATTGTTCATCTCAGTTCAACATAAagtcaaattccttttctttctagtcACATAGGTCCCAAAGTTGTGTTGGAGAACAAATGATCCAATGTGTTTAAAATACTTTGTGAAATTTAAAGAGGCTCCTCTGGTACATTGGATAGAGCTGTGCGAATAGAATTAAGAAGCCCCACATTGAAACTCATCCTCAGACATGATGCAATCCTGGGAAATTccattaatatttgttttctttagtttcctcaaatttaaaatgtatttgtttaatAATAGTCCTTTTATCTCAGGATCATCATGAGAATCAAGTAATATGTTAAAGTGTCTGGTATGGTACTTGATTCATAATttatgctatagaaatgttactTCACTTCGCTTCACCAATAGAGCTTCTAGTTtacattatctttttaaattaaattttattttttcaattacaaatagaaacatttttaacttattatttttattttttaactaattaatttatttagttaatttagaacattatttattGGTTACAAacatcatattccttccctctcttccctccccttacccttcctgtagctgacactcaattccactgggttttacatgtgtccttgatcaaaatctatttccatgttgttgatgtttgcactaggatgatcatttagagtctacatccccagtcatatgccctcaacccatgtgatcaagcagttgtttttcttttgtatttctgctaccacagttttcctctgaacgtggatagtgtgttttttcttgtaaatccctccaaataattcaggatcactgcattgccactaatggagaagtccattatattccatTGGACCACAGTGTATGTGATGTGTCTCTGgacctctgtgtacaatgttcttttggttctgttcctctcattctgcatcagttctggaggtcattccagatcccatggaattcctccactttattattcctttgagcacaaaagtattccatcaccaaaagacacgcgatttgttcagtcattcccaaatcagaggccattccttcattttccaatttttgaccacaaCAAAGTGtggctattaatattcttgtacaagtctttttccttattatccctttagggtacaaacccagcagtaatatggttggatcaaatggcagacaagtcttttagtgacctttgcgtataattccaaattgtcctccagaatggttggatcaattcacaaccccaccagcaatgcattactgtcGAGACTTTGCCACACAaaatccagcattcattatttcctgtgctgtcatattagccaatctgctcggtgtgatgtgatacctcagagttgttttgatttgcatctctgtgattataagagatttagagcactttttccgtgtgtttattaatagttttgatttctttaactgaaaattgcctactcatgtcccttgtccatttatcaattggagaatgacttgattttttgtataaatgGTTTCgccctttgtaaatttgaataattagacctttgtcagaggtttttgttatgcagACTAGTTTTCATTATCTTTGGTATCAACTTCCTATTAACTGTCATTGTTTCATTGTAAttccaaagatcattctccttgtcagaaaacagaagcaaaatgcAAAGTCCCTGGCTCTATTTTTGAAATGCTTCTTTGTACTTAGCTCAACAACCTTGAGAATCAGATAATTTCCTTACTGGATTACCTTTTGTTTCCTCAAATGGAAAGATAAAATAATCTGCTCCTTTGTCACCTTTAGCCTTCATTGTTTCCCTCACCTCATCTTCAGCCCTACCACTGCTCTGATTATATAACTAGAAGGTAAGATCTCCTTTTACATTCATCCTCTGTCACATGGATTTTTCTTTGGTGCTGCAGACTTTTTTTGCATATCTAAGTCTGTctaattgtaatttttcttttttatcctcaaAATTTCATTGTTGAGATCATTCTGTGCTTCTGATTGCAACTCTCCATAGAATTAACCATAAAATCctaattgattttacattttgaatgTGGGGAACTGACTGTATGCAAACCTAATATGCATGTCTGACAATTCATagtttttccttcttcatgtATCACAGACTTTAGGATGATCTGATGAATTTCTACTCACTACTCCAACATCCCATCCCTATTTATTTTGATCCTACCCAACAATTCCTTATCCTTTGAGAGAATCCAGTGCAAAATTGAATTTCCTGATATTATTCCTTCACTTTTCAACTTCTGATGAATTATAGTATCTTCATCATAAAGAAATCTACAACCATTATTTGAGGAGATGCCCAGATACATAAATTGATATACAGATGATGACAAATAAATAGACAgttagaaagagacaaagagagaaaccagcaaagttaaaatgaaaaagaggcaGTCAAAAAGGAGTGACAATGATGAAGAGATACagtgaaatatagaaaaaaaacagaagtagATCTAGAATGAGGGAGACAGAAAACGAGAAAACCTTCTGGCATAAGTCCAGATAAATGAAGTCTCTCATCAAAATTCTGATAACTGTTTaagttatttccataattttcCTCTACTCTGGTTCCCAGAttaccttttttgttttctaagtaggaaaaaaaattacaacagtTTGTTATTACCTATTCTATTTCATTGGCATAAGGGAGTAACCTTTCCAGAACCATATTCTCTTTGAGTTCCCGGCCTCAAGCCTACATGTTATGTAAAGATAGGATTTAGCTATATCCTGATTAttaaaatgaagatacttagctcttccttcatagtgaagctagaattataatccacaatctattttttgatttaactacaaaaggtaaattcaccacaattaattttaacagttaCCATGGAAGCTAGATTTCTATTTGTGTGTCaaagattttaattcattttccttgAGAGGGACCTGGATATGCTACAAGGATGTTTTATTTTCTAAGTTTCATTCTCCCTAATTAACTAGCTGTGATCATCTTGACTTGAGATTCTCTGATTTGGttttctataatattttcaaGATGAAACTTGTTCTAGAGAGCATGTGGCAGCCCTTCTTAGAACTACCATAAAAACTTGTTCTAGCCTCTCATGGTGGCAAAGTTCAATTAAGTACTCAAAGTATAAGTGACTGATGAGGAACTGTGGCAGGGCTTTCCTAGCTCTGATGGCTTATACTCTGGGTAGGGAATGATTCTGGATTTGTCTGTTGCACAAAGGCTACCTTAGCTTAGTTAAGAGAGGGAAGGCTACCACTGGTCAATCAGTGAGTGATATTTAGTGTCTACTACTGTAtcccaggcattgtgccaaaCCTGGAGAATACAGAGAAAAGGTAGAACCCGTGTTCTCTTTTCACTGTAGATTGAAAACAGTAAAGTAGAATtacagagtcaagatggaagaGTCTGAATGGAGAAAGCTTGAACCACCCTGGGGATCCCTACACCCAAActtaaaataacacttcaaaatgaATGCTAGATTGTCAGAACAAACAAGAAGTCAGAGTCAAGCAACTTTCTTgcagaaaacattttgaaaattagGCAGGGAGTGCCTGGCTCACTGGGGTGTGAGGGGAACAAAGCTCCCAGAAAGGCCACACAGCTTGTAGCAAGACTACTTCAAGGAATACTGGCACAAGCCAACAGCCAGTCCCATCCCTCAACCCACATATACTATCTCAGGGTTCTTCAAGTGGGTCCAATTCAACCTTGAGAACATGAAACCCTGTCTAACCTAAGAGACTGAAACTCCACACACGTCCCTTAAAGATCCAAAGCTCAGATCAAGCCTGCAATGAGAATCCAAGCCTTAGCTCAGGGCAGTGAATGGTGCACCTGGCTGGTTCAGGCCTAGATAATACTGAACCCCAGCCCACTCCCAAACTGAAGCCCCAAACTCCAGCACAAGGTAGTTGGCAGGGCACCCAGCTGGTTCAAACCAAAGAGGGAGGTCAAGAGCCCTTGCTGAAATCttaagtgaaaaagaaaacaaaatctagtGGGTGAAACAGAGGTTTACAGTGAGAGAAAAGTTAAGGGACAGGAGGAATGAAGCAAACTATCTTACCTAAAGAGgtccaaaaagctattaaattgGAGGGCAAAATGAGGGTCATAACAGACATTGTTTAACCATTATTCTCATTATCATTGTCTCAGAGGCAATAACAACCACACTCTCTCTGGTATAAGAAGAGGGGTATAAAAAAAGGGACGGGAAGTTTGGAGTTGTGTTTAAAAGTAAACACTTGTGTGTAGACACAGGGTGAAGGGGGAAATTGGACTAGGGGAATACACAAATAATAATCTTAACTGTAAATGTGAAAAGAATGAAGTcaccataaaacagaagcataaAATAGATTGGATTGAAAATCAGAGTCTTACACTATATtctctacaagaaacatatttgaagcAGGAAGGCAAATAAAGAATTAGGGTAAGAGACTAGAACAGAATCTATTGTGCCTCATCTGAAgttaaaaaaagcaggagtagcaatcatgctctaagaaaaagctaaagcaaaaaatatatctaattaaaagagaaaaggaaggaaattataactTGCTAAaaagtaccatagacaatgaagtaatagaCATACTAAAATATATGCAGCAAATATTATAGCCTACAAATTTTTATTGAAGTCAAAGAGCTTTAGAAAGAAATATATGGTAAAACTATATTTGTGGGGGATCACCTTATCCCTCTCTCATACCTAGATAAATTTACTCAAAATATGGACAAGAAAAATAtagagtgaatgaaattttagaaaagttagaactaaaaGATCTCTGGAGGAAATTGATTtaagtcaaatttctaagaataaaaACCATTTCCAAAATGACAGTCAAAgcatatgaatagacagttttcagatgaagaaatcaaagctattaataatcacatgaaaaaatgtactaaaccactcttttttttaaacctttacctccaATATTAGAATGAATAATGTGTaattattctaaggcagaagaatggtaaagactagcCAATGGAGGTTCAGTGTCTTGGCCAGGTCACAGTGTAATGGATGGTGGTTTGGGGGAAGGATTAGATGCTTAATTATAGGCCAGTATCAGAAAGATAACTGTTTTGGGAAGGGCAACTGTTGGCTGACCGGTTAACAGATCCAGTCCATGCAGAGCCTGTCCTGAGGTAACAGACCACTGAATAACAGGGACAGATGTTGGATTCATTAAACtagggaaggtgaaaaggggatttggatAAATCTAAGCTAATGTCAGCTACATAAACCCCTTGGACCTAAATGTCCTGTCACCAAGAGTCTTCACAGATTGAAACTACACTGATCCTTATCTATCTGTCTAAAGAATGCAGAccataatataaataaaactacagTGGCCCACCTTTTGATGGTAATAAAGTTAATGTTTTTTTGGCAGTTAGGCAAGACAGGACCCAGTAGAGATCCTGGATACAGACGGGCCCCCAGACCTAATCTTATAGACAGATGACTCAGAgtggttcaggatcacaccaggaaTCTCAGTAGATGACAATGAACCAGCAGGTAAGCAGGTAGGATGGGAAAGACAAGGTATAAACAGCCACCAAGGGAAAGCAGCCAGTCCCTCCTAGTCAAACCAGAGAAAAACCCAgcacactctcccccccccccccattctagaATTATTTCTCAGCACCTGCATCTCCCTGCAGACCCACATGATATgctcaaatcctctcttccttacaacaataaaaaggaagagtctaagaacagatttgaacctaggacctcctctctctaagcctgactctcaatgaaCTAAATTATCCAGATGCCTCCTTTTCTTGAttaggaaatgcaaattaaaacaacccagAGGGACTGCCATACTCTTATCAAATTAGCCAATATTaagtaaagtgataaatttgaAGGTGATATTGTAAAACTGGGACACCAGTGCAGTGTTATtgtagttgtgaactggtccaaacattccggagggcaattttTAAGTGTGTCCAAAGGGCTAagaaactgtgcatatcctttgatcactaCTGGGTCTCTATAACACAAATAGcatgaagagggggaaaggacttatttaaagaaaaatatatttaacagttttttttataaaatgatttagaaattgagggaatttcaatcatttggggaatggctgaataaattggaTTAAATATTGATGATATAGTATTATtgagttataagaaatgatgatcaggagaatctcagaaaaagctggaaagacttacatcaaCTGATGCatagcaaaataagcagaaccaggagaactttatatgcagaaacagtaatattgtaggatgatcaactgtgaaagactgctACACTGTAATATAATGAGTGGTCtgggacaattcagaggaatgtaaaataaataatactgcTGCCAGAGAAATAAATGTTAAGagttggatgcagatcaaagcatactatttttcacattagtatATTGGAGTTTTTTGAGggggttggttttatatgaatctTCCCTCAAgtcaatgactaatatggaattatgtttctAATGATAGCATATGCATAACCCAGATCTAATTACAGGAAGGGGATGGAGGGCaggaagacaatttgaatcttttaatttcagaaaatgcacattgaaatttgttattacacataattaggaaaataaaatacatttgaatAAAAAGGTAAAGATTAATACATTATTCTCTCTATGAAACTTGATGAATGAATTTGAGGTACCTCGAATAATTGCTATAACAGCTATCTAGATGTTTTTAGACACTTAATTCTCTATTTCTACCATCCAAATAAGATATGTCTATGACTATGATTTATATCTTGGAGTAATTTATCATGAATTGTTGATTTTTTGTGAGAGTTATTCTGCTTTGTTTCAGGATAATGACATCACACTCAAATGACATTTATGGAGAATATATCTGAAGTGAATAAGTTCATCCTTACAGGATTAACAGATGACCCAGAGCTTCATATTCCTATTTTCATAATGGTCACCCTCATCTATCTCATCACCCTGGTAGGGAACCTGGGGATGGTAGCTCTGATTTCCCATGATTCCTGCCTCCATACTCCTATGTACTTTTTCCTCAGAAATCTATCTCTGGTAGATTTTGGTCTTTCCTCAACCATTATTCCCAAGGTGATGACTGGGCTACTCACAGGGGACATGGTCATCTCTTATAATGGATGTGCTACTCAGTTGTTCTTTTTTGGGGGCTTTGCTGCTACTGAAAGTTACATATTAGCCTTTATGGCCTATGATCGTCATGCTGCTGTGTGTAGACCCCTACATTATACCACTATCATGACTTCaaaaatgtgtgcatatatgctTAGTGGGGGTCACATCTGGGGGtttctctcctcctccatttTCATAGGAAgtatttttagtctttctttctgCAGGTCCAATGTAGTCCATCACTTTTTCTGTGATATTCCCCCTCTCTTGGTTCTCTCTTGCTCTGAAATTCACATCACTGAGTCAATAATCTTCATCTTTGGGTCATTAAATGGATCCTTCCCATTTCTTGTCATCTTTTTCTCTTACTTGTTCATCTTCATCACTGTCCTGAAGATCCGTTCTGCTGATGGGCGCCAGAAAGCTTTCTCCACCTGTGCTTCCCATCTCACAGCAGTGTTCATATTTTATGGGACAATCATCTTCATGTACTTTCGACCCAGCTCAAGCCATTCAATGGACTCAGACAAAATAGTGTCATTATTTTATACTACAGTTATCCCTATGTTGAATCCAATCATCTATAGTTTGAGaaacaaagaagttaaaaatgctttcagaaaagcTGTGAGGGGACAACACCTTCAATTTGATCATCCttttaattaaa
This DNA window, taken from Monodelphis domestica isolate mMonDom1 chromosome 6, mMonDom1.pri, whole genome shotgun sequence, encodes the following:
- the LOC100026738 gene encoding olfactory receptor 5B12 encodes the protein MAYDRHAAVCRPLHYTTIMTSKMCAYMLSGGHIWGFLSSSIFIGSIFSLSFCRSNVVHHFFCDIPPLLVLSCSEIHITESIIFIFGSLNGSFPFLVIFFSYLFIFITVLKIRSADGRQKAFSTCASHLTAVFIFYGTIIFMYFRPSSSHSMDSDKIVSLFYTTVIPMLNPIIYSLRNKEVKNAFRKAVRGQHLQFDHPFN